A single genomic interval of Juglans regia cultivar Chandler chromosome 1, Walnut 2.0, whole genome shotgun sequence harbors:
- the LOC109007102 gene encoding ras-related protein RABH1e: MATVSPLAKYKLVFLGDQSVGKTSIITRFMYDKFDTTYQATIGIDFLSKTMYLEDRTVRLQLWDTAGQERFRSLIPSYIRDSSVAVIVYDVANRQSFLNTSKWIEEVRTERGSDVIIVLVGNKTDLVDKRQVSIEEGDTKSREFGVIFIETSAKVGFNIKPLFRKIAAALPGMETLSSTKQEDMVDVNLKPTVNSSQTEQQGGGCAC; the protein is encoded by the exons ATGGCGACGGTGTCCCCTCTCGCCAAATACAAGCTCGTTTTTTTGGGCGATCAATCCGTCGGCAAAACCAGCATCATCACCCGCTTCATGTACGACAAGTTCGATACGACCTATCAG GCCACCATTGGAATTGATTTTTTGTCGAAAACAATGTACCTTGAAGATCGGACAGTTCGTTTGCAGCTTTG GGATACTGCTGGGCAAGAAAGATTCAGGAGTCTCATTCCAAGCTACATCAGAGATTCCTCCGTTGCTGTAATTGTCTATGATGTAGCAA ATAGGCAATCATTCCTGAATACTAGTAAGTGGATTGAAGAGGTACGTACAGAACGGGGTAGTGATGTCATCATCGTCCTTGTTGGGAACAAGACCGATCTTGTTGATAAAAG GCAAGTTTCAATAGAGGAAGGAGATACCAAGTCTCGGGAGTTTGGAGTCATTTTTATAGAAACCAGTGCAAAAGTAGGATTCAACATCAAG CCTCTCTTCCGTAAGATTGCTGCTGCCTTGCCAGGGATGGAAACCCTTTCTTCCACAAAACAGGAAGACATGGTCGACGTAAATCTGAAGCCCACTGTTAATTCATCCCAAACAGAGCAGCAAGGGGGAGGTTGCGCATGCTAG
- the LOC109007101 gene encoding uncharacterized protein LOC109007101 isoform X2: protein MTEPTATHSLPADFYAMAAIPFDECQQNIKGILDGSCSPPVSCPCIKLLEPSFDEISQHCSIDILPILLEGPSFPERFHSSNGQDVYSISVLSNEGSDPQCASELAFLSFLEVANPSNDQMCLDAQLNCQNCIDFQMNSADAIPPCIVDINIEKESSKTPKSTDETVESLKSEGVLTHLQKVLWRQASLKIGGKIVQLLTNNSRDKSGNERTHDTSNNRWRKYKRATSFDSRKIVLLFSILSSLGTLVLIYLTLKVRQNGDAYARV, encoded by the exons ATGACCGAACCCACGGCTACACACAGTCTCCCTGCAGATTTCTACGCAATGGCTGCGATTCCGTTCGATGAG TGCCAACAGAACATCAAGGGCATCCTGGATGGAAGTTGCAGCCCACCTGTCAGCTGTCCATGTATCAAACTACTAGAGCCAAGTTTTGATGAGATCAGCCAGCACTGTTCTATAG ACATTCTGCCAATTCTTCTTGAGGGGCCTTCATTTCCAGAAAGATTTCACAGTTCAAAT GGCCAAGACGTCTACAGCATTTCAGTGTTGTCCAATGAAGGCAGCGATCCACAATGTGCTTCGGAGTTGGCATTTCTAAGCTTCTTGGAAGTTGCTAACCCATCAAATGATCAGATGTGCTTGGATGCACAATTGAATTGCCAGAATTGCATTGACTTTCAAATGAACAGTGCTGATGCTATTCCCCCCTGCATTGTTGACATAAATATTGAAAAGGAAAGttcaaaaacacccaaatctaCTGATGAAACtgttgaaagtttgaaaagtgAGGGTGTGCTGACT CATTTGCAGAAGGTGTTGTGGAGACAGGCAAGCCTTAAGATAGGTGGAAAAATTGTGCAACTTTTGACAAACAATTCAAGAG ATAAATCAGGGAATGAAAGGACCCATGATACTTCAAATAATCGATGGAGGAAATATAAACGTGCCACCTCATTCGATTCAAGAAAGATCGTTCTCCTATTTTCAATCTT ATCAAGTTTGGGAACATTGGTACTGATATATCTAACGTTGAAAGTTAGGCAGAATGGTGATGCTTATGCTCGTGTCTGA
- the LOC109007101 gene encoding uncharacterized protein LOC109007101 isoform X1 has product MTEPTATHSLPADFYAMAAIPFDECQQNIKGILDGSCSPPVSCPCIKLLEPSFDEISQHCSIDILPILLEGPSFPERFHSSNGQDVYSISVLSNEGSDPQCASELAFLSFLEVANPSNDQMCLDAQLNCQNCIDFQMNSADAIPPCIVDINIEKESSKTPKSTDETVESLKSEGVLTKVLWRQASLKIGGKIVQLLTNNSRDKSGNERTHDTSNNRWRKYKRATSFDSRKIVLLFSILSSLGTLVLIYLTLKVRQNGDAYARV; this is encoded by the exons ATGACCGAACCCACGGCTACACACAGTCTCCCTGCAGATTTCTACGCAATGGCTGCGATTCCGTTCGATGAG TGCCAACAGAACATCAAGGGCATCCTGGATGGAAGTTGCAGCCCACCTGTCAGCTGTCCATGTATCAAACTACTAGAGCCAAGTTTTGATGAGATCAGCCAGCACTGTTCTATAG ACATTCTGCCAATTCTTCTTGAGGGGCCTTCATTTCCAGAAAGATTTCACAGTTCAAAT GGCCAAGACGTCTACAGCATTTCAGTGTTGTCCAATGAAGGCAGCGATCCACAATGTGCTTCGGAGTTGGCATTTCTAAGCTTCTTGGAAGTTGCTAACCCATCAAATGATCAGATGTGCTTGGATGCACAATTGAATTGCCAGAATTGCATTGACTTTCAAATGAACAGTGCTGATGCTATTCCCCCCTGCATTGTTGACATAAATATTGAAAAGGAAAGttcaaaaacacccaaatctaCTGATGAAACtgttgaaagtttgaaaagtgAGGGTGTGCTGACT AAGGTGTTGTGGAGACAGGCAAGCCTTAAGATAGGTGGAAAAATTGTGCAACTTTTGACAAACAATTCAAGAG ATAAATCAGGGAATGAAAGGACCCATGATACTTCAAATAATCGATGGAGGAAATATAAACGTGCCACCTCATTCGATTCAAGAAAGATCGTTCTCCTATTTTCAATCTT ATCAAGTTTGGGAACATTGGTACTGATATATCTAACGTTGAAAGTTAGGCAGAATGGTGATGCTTATGCTCGTGTCTGA
- the LOC109007101 gene encoding uncharacterized protein LOC109007101 isoform X3 — MTEPTATHSLPADFYAMAAIPFDECQQNIKGILDGSCSPPVSCPCIKLLEPSFDEISQHCSIDILPILLEGPSFPERFHSSNGQDVYSISVLSNEGSDPQCASELAFLSFLEVANPSNDQMCLDAQLNCQNCIDFQMNSADAIPPCIVDINIEKESSKTPKSTDETVESLKSEGVLTHLQKVLWRQASLKIGGKIVQLLTNNSRDQVWEHWY, encoded by the exons ATGACCGAACCCACGGCTACACACAGTCTCCCTGCAGATTTCTACGCAATGGCTGCGATTCCGTTCGATGAG TGCCAACAGAACATCAAGGGCATCCTGGATGGAAGTTGCAGCCCACCTGTCAGCTGTCCATGTATCAAACTACTAGAGCCAAGTTTTGATGAGATCAGCCAGCACTGTTCTATAG ACATTCTGCCAATTCTTCTTGAGGGGCCTTCATTTCCAGAAAGATTTCACAGTTCAAAT GGCCAAGACGTCTACAGCATTTCAGTGTTGTCCAATGAAGGCAGCGATCCACAATGTGCTTCGGAGTTGGCATTTCTAAGCTTCTTGGAAGTTGCTAACCCATCAAATGATCAGATGTGCTTGGATGCACAATTGAATTGCCAGAATTGCATTGACTTTCAAATGAACAGTGCTGATGCTATTCCCCCCTGCATTGTTGACATAAATATTGAAAAGGAAAGttcaaaaacacccaaatctaCTGATGAAACtgttgaaagtttgaaaagtgAGGGTGTGCTGACT CATTTGCAGAAGGTGTTGTGGAGACAGGCAAGCCTTAAGATAGGTGGAAAAATTGTGCAACTTTTGACAAACAATTCAAGAG ATCAAGTTTGGGAACATTGGTACTGA
- the LOC109007101 gene encoding uncharacterized protein LOC109007101 isoform X4, whose translation MTEPTATHSLPADFYAMAAIPFDECQQNIKGILDGSCSPPVSCPCIKLLEPSFDEISQHCSIDILPILLEGPSFPERFHSSNGQDVYSISVLSNEGSDPQCASELAFLSFLEVANPSNDQMCLDAQLNCQNCIDFQMNSADAIPPCIVDINIEKESSKTPKSTDETVESLKSEGVLTKVLWRQASLKIGGKIVQLLTNNSRDQVWEHWY comes from the exons ATGACCGAACCCACGGCTACACACAGTCTCCCTGCAGATTTCTACGCAATGGCTGCGATTCCGTTCGATGAG TGCCAACAGAACATCAAGGGCATCCTGGATGGAAGTTGCAGCCCACCTGTCAGCTGTCCATGTATCAAACTACTAGAGCCAAGTTTTGATGAGATCAGCCAGCACTGTTCTATAG ACATTCTGCCAATTCTTCTTGAGGGGCCTTCATTTCCAGAAAGATTTCACAGTTCAAAT GGCCAAGACGTCTACAGCATTTCAGTGTTGTCCAATGAAGGCAGCGATCCACAATGTGCTTCGGAGTTGGCATTTCTAAGCTTCTTGGAAGTTGCTAACCCATCAAATGATCAGATGTGCTTGGATGCACAATTGAATTGCCAGAATTGCATTGACTTTCAAATGAACAGTGCTGATGCTATTCCCCCCTGCATTGTTGACATAAATATTGAAAAGGAAAGttcaaaaacacccaaatctaCTGATGAAACtgttgaaagtttgaaaagtgAGGGTGTGCTGACT AAGGTGTTGTGGAGACAGGCAAGCCTTAAGATAGGTGGAAAAATTGTGCAACTTTTGACAAACAATTCAAGAG ATCAAGTTTGGGAACATTGGTACTGA
- the LOC109010609 gene encoding probable mitochondrial adenine nucleotide transporter BTL3: protein MHGPDRWLTHLIKSEPSDSFLLHGLGGLFLNHGTIPPSFVSLIPPKSCSDSASGLISVPRSPRKVVRFEASRRGKRICGHFLSVSLSINGDGNGDDGYVRESGEVLGQNGNKSLEEEEEAMSYKDEEKVRTVKTGGSNAMNVTKHLWSGAVAAMVSRTFVAPLERLKLEYIVRGEQKNLFELITKIAATQGLQGFWKGNFVNILRTAPFKAINFYAYDTYRNHLMKLTGNEETTNFERFIAGAASGITATLLCIPMDTIRTKMIAPGGEALGGVIGTFRHLIYTEGFFSLYKGLVPSIISMAPSGAVFYGVYDMLKSAYLHSPEGRKRIKNMKQEGGELNALEQLELGPTRTLLYGAIAGACAEAATYPFEVVRRQLQMQVRETRLNALATCVKIVEKGGVPALYAGLIPSLLQVLPSAAISYFVYEFMKIVLNVEST from the exons ATGCACGGTCCCGACCGCTGGCTCACCCACCTGATCAAATCCGAGCCTTCCGATTCGTTCCTCCTCCACGGACTCGGAGGCTTGTTCCTCAACCACGGCACCATTCCTCCTTCGTTTGTGTCGCTGATTCCGCCTAAGAGTTGCTCGGACTCTGCTTCGGGTTTGATCTCGGTTCCTCGGAGTCCCCGGAAGGTGGTCAGGTTTGAGGCTTCGAGGCGGGGAAAGAGAATATGCGGCCATTTCTTGTCGGTGAGCTTGTCGATAAATGGAGACGGTAATGGGGACGATGGGTATGTTCGGGAATCAGGGGAAGTCCTGGGGCAAAATGGGAATAAAAGTctggaggaagaggaggaggcaATGTCGTATAAGGACGAAGAGAAGGTACGAACGGTTAAAACTGGGGGGTCAAATGCTATGAACGTGACCAAGCATCTCTGGTCTGGAGCTGTCGCTGCTATGGTTTcaag GACCTTTGTTGCTCCTCTTGAGAGATTAAAGCTGGAATATATAGTTCGTGGTGAACAGAAGAACCTTTTTGAGCTGATCACTAAAATTGCGGCTACTCAAGGGCTTCAAGGTTTCTGGAAAGGAAATTTTGTCAATATTCTTCGCACGGCACCCTTTAAGGCTATCAATTTCTATGCTTATGATACGTATAGAAATCATCTGATGAAGTTGACCGGAAATGAGGAAACCACAAATTTTGAGAGGTTCATTGCTGGTGCTGCATCTGGAATTACTGCTACCTTGCTCTGCATACCAATGGATACC ATCAGAACAAAGATGATAGCACCTGGTGGAGAAGCCTTGGGAGGTGTTATTGGTACTTTCCGCCACCTGATTTATACAGAAGGGTTCTTTTCTCTTTACAAGGGCTTAGTACCCTCCATTATAAGCATGGCCCCTTCAGGTGCAGTGTTCTATGGTGTTTATGACATGTTGAAATCAGCATATCTGCATTCACcagaagggagaaaaagaataaaaaacatgAAACAAGAAGGCGGGGAACTTAACGCTTTGGAACAGCTGGAGTTGGGTCCGACTAGAACATTATTGTATGGGGCAATTGCTGGTGCTTGTGCTGAAGCTGCTACTTATCCTTTTGAAGTTGTGAGGAGACAGCTTCAAATGCAAGTGCGGGAAACAAGGTTAAATGCCCTGGCAACTTGTGTAAAGATTGTTGAGAAAGGGGGTGTTCCTGCTCTTTATGCAGGATTAATTCCCAGCTTATTGCAG GTTTTACCATCAGCTGCCATAAGCTATTTTGTCTACGAGTTCATGAAGATAGTTCTAAATGTCGAGTCCACTTAG